Genomic segment of Terriglobales bacterium:
GGTGTAGCGATAGCGTCGTGGCTGGGCAGGGAAGAGCTTGATCAGCGCCAGCCCGGCCAGGAATCCCCCCACATGCGCCCAGAAGGCGATGCCTCCGTGCGAGGTGTCGCGCGGGGAGACGATGGAGGTGGCGGCCCCGCTCAGGAACTGGGCCACGAACCAGTAGCCCAGCACCAGCCAGGCCGGCAGCCAGGTGAAGTAGACGATGAAGAAGGGGATCAGGGTGAGCACGCGCGCCGAGGGATAGAGCAGGAAGTAGGCGCCCATGACTCCGGCGATGGCCCCGGAGGCGCCCACGCTGGGCACCTGCGCCCCGGGATTGAAGGCGATGTGCAGCAGGGAAGCCGCCAGCCCGGTGCCGAAGTAGAAGAGCAGGTAGCGGAAGTGGCCGAGGTGGTCCTCGATGTTGTCGCCGAAGATCCACAGCACCCACATGTTGGCGATGAGGTGCAGCCAGGAGGCGTGCAGGAACATCGAGGTCAGCAGCGGCAGCAGGGCGGCGGTGGCCCCGGGTACGCCGTGCAGCAGGCCGGTCACACGCGCCGGCACCAGGCCGAACTGGAAGAGCAGGGCGGTGCGCCCGGCCTCGTCGAGGATGAGTTCAAAGAGAAAGACGATCGTGTTCAGCCCGATAAGGAAGTAGGTGACGTAGGGCGTGGTGAGGCGGGGCGTGTCGTCCTTGAGGGGGATCATCGGGTCCGGAGATTCGATGCGGCCGGCAAGGAGCGAGCAACAAAAGTTCTTGGCCGGGATTTGACGGGGAGGGGCGCGAGCGCCCAGGATAGCCAGCGCATGAACGGCGTACTGATCATCGACAAAGCGGCGGGCCTGA
This window contains:
- a CDS encoding rhomboid family intramembrane serine protease, whose amino-acid sequence is MIPLKDDTPRLTTPYVTYFLIGLNTIVFLFELILDEAGRTALLFQFGLVPARVTGLLHGVPGATAALLPLLTSMFLHASWLHLIANMWVLWIFGDNIEDHLGHFRYLLFYFGTGLAASLLHIAFNPGAQVPSVGASGAIAGVMGAYFLLYPSARVLTLIPFFIVYFTWLPAWLVLGYWFVAQFLSGAATSIVSPRDTSHGGIAFWAHVGGFLAGLALIKLFPAQPRRYRYTDWQPR